A single window of Ischnura elegans chromosome 8, ioIscEleg1.1, whole genome shotgun sequence DNA harbors:
- the LOC124163830 gene encoding ras-related protein Rab-18-like translates to MAYKIVLAGDSGCGKSSLVDTLEESSPCKRNIKATVGDEFHPKDLTIDGKTTKVHLWDTSGQERFQSMCPQYFRDARGVIVVYDITRRKSFENVGKWVKEARDESTDPDIIIVGNKIDLENRAVSREEGLKLARENDFLFLETSAFQGDGIIPVLEKLVRKMLPRPVHPKPPNTIHLTRQAYDTAVNKERSWFERCCW, encoded by the exons ATGGCTTATAAAATTGTTTTAGCGGGAGATTCAGGTTGTGGAAAGTCCAG CTTAGTGGACACGCTTGAAGAATCTTCTCCTTGTAAACGTAATATAAAAGCTACAGTCGGAGATGAGTTTCATCCTAAGGATTTGACCATCGACGGAAAAACAACTAAAGTGCATTTATGG GATACTTCTGGTCAAGAGAGATTTCAGTCCATGTGCCCTCAATACTTCCGCGATGCTCGAGGAGTTATTGTGGTATATGATATAACTCGGAGGAAATCATTTGAAAATGTCGGCAAGTGGGTGAAGGAAGCAAGGGATGAATCAACCGACCCTGATATAATcatagttggaaataaaattgatcTA GAAAACCGTGCAGTGAGCAGAGAAGAAGGACTTAAGCTAGCaagggaaaatgattttttattcctgGAAACAAGTGCCTTTCAAGGTGATGGAATCATTCCTGTGTTGGAGAAACTAGTGCGCAAG ATGTTGCCACGTCCGGTCCACCCCAAGCCTCCAAATACTATCCATTTGACCCGGCAGGCATATGATACAGCTGTGAACAAGGAAAGAAGCTGGTTTGAAAGATGTTGCTGGTAA